The genomic region CTCCGAAGGTCACTAGAACATTGGAGGAAGGTTTTCGAACAGATCGCATAAATAGTACATCTTATCGCATTTATGCGGAACACAATTTCCAAGGTAATTATTTTATCGGCAAGTCGGTAGAAACAATCGACTATAGCAAACCTTTCAGCTTGACGAAGGATAGCATTGTCGCTGTGGAGGAGAACGATCGCCTATACTTTGCATCTATTCTGGCTGGAGATACGATTGTTATCACTGAACGTTTAATTCCTTTAGTGGGGCCTAGTAACTTCCGCGATATTGGCGGTATTAAAACAAAGGACGGGAAACAAGTGAAATGGGGTCAGTTTTATCGCGCTGATGCATTAGGGAGTATTCAGGAAGCTGAGTTTCCATATATTGAGAGCCTAAAGATCAGTAAGGTGTATGACCTGAGAAGTGATGAGGAAATTGCCACATCGAAAGACAACTTGCCTTCTAGCATCCGCTGGATTCATCACCCGATCTTTAGTGGCGATAATACCGCAGAAATGAATGCGGTTATGCAGAAGCTTAAAACCGGTGATATGACTGCTCAAGACTCTAAAAACTTGTTGATTACAGCAAACAAGGCGTTTATCAATTCGAATTTAAGAGAATTCAAAGTTTTGGTTCGTGAGCTCCTGGACAATCAAGCACCCTCATTGTTCCACTGTACAGCCGGTAAAGATCGTACCGGGTTAACCTCTGCCCTATTGTTATCAGTTTTGGGAGTCGACAAGGAAACAGTTATTAACGAGTATTTAATGACAAACTATTACACACTGCCAAAAATGGCACAAAAGAAAGACGCGAAAACAGCAGCTGCATTTGCGAAGGTCGATCCACAAGTGATGTTGCCATTGTTGACGGTAGATCGCAGCTATCTAGAAGCAGCATTTACAGAGATTGAAA from Sphingobacterium sp. BN32 harbors:
- a CDS encoding tyrosine-protein phosphatase, which produces MLVSLNIIAQTPKVTRTLEEGFRTDRINSTSYRIYAEHNFQGNYFIGKSVETIDYSKPFSLTKDSIVAVEENDRLYFASILAGDTIVITERLIPLVGPSNFRDIGGIKTKDGKQVKWGQFYRADALGSIQEAEFPYIESLKISKVYDLRSDEEIATSKDNLPSSIRWIHHPIFSGDNTAEMNAVMQKLKTGDMTAQDSKNLLITANKAFINSNLREFKVLVRELLDNQAPSLFHCTAGKDRTGLTSALLLSVLGVDKETVINEYLMTNYYTLPKMAQKKDAKTAAAFAKVDPQVMLPLLTVDRSYLEAAFTEIEKSYGDMDRFIREGLEISDVERKGYQMKYTY